One Triticum dicoccoides isolate Atlit2015 ecotype Zavitan chromosome 3B, WEW_v2.0, whole genome shotgun sequence genomic window, TTCAGGgtggatccttttgatctacactcttcatccgTGGCGGTTGCAGTTCTGTTGCATTGGTTCTATGGGGTCTTAGCacaacgacttcccgactgtctagtacaacaaggtttgcccagcTTCGGCAAGGGAGGAGTAATGACAgcagcgcgccttcggctcgcttcagtgcttgtagtcgtcgctaggtggtctatgatctgaatgtaatttttattagtGTTTGTTGTACTgtaatgattgaagatgaatagattgaaagtttttcccgcaaaaaaaagttaGCACAAACAATAGTATCTTAAATCAATCAAGAATCCTAGCCACATGCGGTGCCAATTATATGTATTCCCTccctaaagaaatataagagtgtttaaatgactacgctcttatattttttttacgGGGAGAATATAACGTGGATTCTCTCACGGTCTTTGCTCAACGGCCAGCTAAATTAAGCAAATCATCAAATTTAGCAACGACAAGATAAGCATAAGCTCATTTAATATTGCTCAGAATGCCCATCTCTTACAAAGCATCCTTTCTTTCTGTTACAGTGCTATGACAACAAGTGGTACAACTGAAAGATCATTACGGTTAATATGTTTGATGACCTTTCCAAAATGATGTAGCTGCACGTGCACATCAGCCACTGCTGTCCTTAATTCTTCAGAAGTTCAGAGCCAGAGGGCACCGGCTTGGCGGAGGAGCGGCACCAGCTGGCCGCCGAGGTGCAGCGACATGACCTTGTCGATGGGGCCAACGAGCGCGCCGCCGATGAAGACGGCCGGCACAGGTGGGTTCTGGCCAACCATGCCGGCGAGCGTCCTCTCGACGTCCTTCCCGCGGGGGTCCTTGTCCAGCTCGTGCACCGTCCAGCTCACGCCCATCTCGGTGAAGAGCGTCTTCACCGCGTGGCACATGCAGCAGTTGCTCGCCCCGAAGATCACCACGGCGCGCTGCGACGCCAGCCTCATCACCCTCTCCGCCATTGCTCAACTTGCTAACTCTTTCTCTACGAACCTAAATCGAACGATCTGATCAGCTCGCTTTACTTGAGCTAGCTGTTTGTTTCTTTTGGAGGTTTATGATGGTTGTGACTGAACGGTGTCTATTTATAGATGATGATGGGGCAAATCGAAGAAGTGTGAGTCGGTCAGAATATGCGTTCTCTGTGAACTTTGTGCTATGACGTTTAAATGATGTGGAATATAACTAAAACTGGAGGTGAATTAAGATTCGAGATAGACTAGACTTTAGTTATTTCTCTAGCACGTTAAAAATGGATGGTAGTATTGATCGGATCCAATGCTTCAGTTGACTTACGTTCAATCAATAATAACCTAGAATTCCAGATAACCTAGGTTTGAATATCCACTCTAATTGCCTTCTTTTGCCATTCCAGTGTGACAAAGAATACGTGCCCATTTGGAGTGGGCATATCGTGAATCACGTTTTCTCTGGGCTAAACTAAAGCCTAAAAACCCTTCATTAATCAACCTACTTTGTATTCTTGATGAGTCAGCGCAACATCATCACGAATCTCCACGTCGAGGTCCGAATAAATCGACACGAATAAGTAGGCAATGAATCTCCAACGCCGACAAAGCAGCAGGCACTCAAGAATAGTGAAGGGGCCCTTTGTACCATTTGAATATCCTTAGAATAAGTCCTACACCATGGAAATTCGGCACCAAGTGCTTAATCAAGAAGGCACACTGGATCGCATCTAGATGCCCCCGCGTCGTCCTCCCCCTAGGGTGACTCGGGCGGCcagaaacctagccgccgccgccggaagacgccgccgggctaagcccgggggccgacggcggtggcgggggatcTCCTCTCCCGCGCGTCTCCGGGGTGGGGCGGACCCCAAGGCGTGTGGTGGTGCGACCGATCTGGGATCTGCGGCGCAGCGGGTGGCTGTAGGCGGCGGGAGGCcggcccgtcctcggacgacgacaGCTTGGCGCGGCGGAGGCCAGGGCTGCGGGCGCTGCGGATGGCCcttcgggggcggcggcggctgcggtcgGCGGCGGCCGGCTTGGCTGCGGTGGCGTGCATGCTGCCTTCAGATCGGCGACGGCgcgtggagggcctggtggtctCGTCGGCGGCACCTTCGATCAGATCTGTTCTGACCGGTGTAGCCGacggtggtggtcatctcttccgtcagaggtggtcggcctgaggctaggtgttcggatctcgggatccgtcatATGGCACCAGCTCCGAGTCAGGAAgacgtagttgccggtgaaaaccgagccgacggcgggcgatggcggcgttccacgtcgttaccttgatgaaggcatcgtcatgtGACTACCGTCAACCCACTCGTATTGCTCCGGGGGAAATCCTAGGATTTGGTGTTCCAgaccggacgatggcggcactgcgatgtcgtttctctcttgggagcatcattttgtggagcagcgctggaagtcagaggcaggaggtggagcggcttcatcttgcacggagCTGCGAtgaagatgtcaagtcatgcctggccgacaggtgctacgctttgtcatgcctagtcggcaggtgctacgcacgacggatcctccaagggcttcaagctgtgtcggctagtggtacttggcagcatggcgctgacgtgtatcagtggcgaccgcgacgtgttcagctgtttgcgcgcagggaggaggtgttgttggacgccgtggtggcgtcgacgatagctggacagagcaaggttgatgcatcagtacagttctgaaggtggagcggtggcagttggcggcggccactagtagaaaaggggcaatggtccaggccaggccaacccattagtcccggttcagtccagaaccgggacccatgggggcattggacccggttcgtgagccccggggaccggccgggccacgtgggccattggtcccggtttgtctggaccttttggtcccggttggtgggacgaaccgggaccaatgggcctcgctcctggcccaccaccattggtcccggttggtggcatgaaccaggaccaaaggctgccctttagtcccggttcatgccaccaaccgggactaaagggttggtcctcattgcggtcagagtttagtcctacattgccaaccgaagggcgctcacaccgatttataagcccctccctctctgccttgttgagctcctctcaaagtgaaaatagatgcccttatacaaggaatttgacctaaattcatactgaatttctctgaagttagtaaaaatttattatgaatttaggttgaattctctctataagcgcatctatgctcatttttttagtaaagttaatcacaactattttttcttctatttatttctgagtagttttttatatagttttttccttttctgctatatttatttttttctatttatttctgagttgtaataagtcattaaaaatcaaaagaggcgcaatgctcgttaattagcttcacgccttttggaatagtgtaaactgcactgcacatagctccgtgcagtctaccctatttctcaaggcttgaagctaagcaacgtgcaggtgagcattgagcctcttcttcatcgtctctgcactcagggcttataaaccgccgcgagtgcctctcgcttggcgaggtgggactaaaaaatagctgcagaaagaatcaactaaaaaactcttttaccggttcatgccacgaaccggtactaaaaggtgctcgtggggcaccagccttaaaacatgtaccaaataaaatgcctttgtaacagccttagaactggtactgaaggaatcaactaaaaaacttttataaacctctattattattgaaactaaaattatatagaattttgttataaactttaatagcaaaaagaattatcataaaagaaaataaataagtaattagaattctgttcaaaacattaaaagcaaaaagaattatcataaaagaaaataaataagtaattagaattttgttagaaactttcatagcaaaaagaattatcataaaagaaaataaataagtaattagaattctgttcaaaacattaaaagcaaaaagaattatcataaaagaaaataaataagtaattaaaattttgttataaactttaatagtaaaagaattatcataaaagaaaataaataagtaattagaattctgttcaaaatattaaaagcaaaaagaattatcataaaagaaaataaataagtaattagaattttgttacaaactttaatagcaaaaagaattatcataaaagaaaattaataagtaattagaattctgtttaAAACATTAAagccaaaaagaattatcataaagaaaataaataagtaattagaattttgttacaaactttaatagcaaaaaaaattatcataaaagaaaataaataagtaattataatTACGttcgaaactttaatagcaaaaagaattatcataaaataaataaagcaaaaaaactgagaaaaataaaaaaatgccacctactgggccaccacggcctgaatacgactagaaaccctattgggccaggattcaggcccgcagacggACCAGCAGGCCCACGGGCAGAGACACAAGTTTACGCCAGTAGGCCTGCAATAGTGAGGAGTTCAAATGGGTGGGCAGAGTCGCGCTTATAAACAAGTGCGACCCCTCTTcacctagcgaggtgggactaaactttggccacgatgcgggcagcacaggggcctttggtcccggttggtggcaccaaccgggactaaaggggtgcaatggtaccggttcgtggaaccaaccggtaccaattccccccctttagtcccggttggtggctccaaccaggactaatgggtgcattggtcccggttggtctcacgaaccgagaccaatgctttgcctatataagcagcactcgTGAAATTTTGGTTCAGTTCGGTCTTCCCCGCCctcccgacgccgccaggctgcccgccgTCGTTGTCGTCGCCCCGCGCCGTCGCGTCGCCTCGATCGACGCCGTTGCCACCCCCCGTCCCGCGACGCTGCCCNNNNNNNNNNNNNNNNNNNNNNNNNNNNNNNNNNNNNNNNNNNNNNNNNNNNNNNNNNNNNNNNNNNNNNNNNNNNNNNNNNNNNNNNNNNNNNNNNNNNNNNNNNNNNNNNNNNNNNNNNNNNNNNNNNNNNNNNNNNNNNNNNNNNNNNNNNNNNNNNNNNNNNNNNNNNNNNNNNNNNNNNNNNNNNNNNNNNNNNNNNNNNNNNNgccgcgccgccccgcccctgACCGTCGCCGCGCCaccccgccccgcgccgcacctcgccgtcaccgtcgccgtcgccgtccccgacaccgtcgccgtgagcaactgatttaatttgatgttagtagttagattttgttagattttttgtagttcatagatttttttggtagatgtgtagtaatttagatgtgtagttcatagatttttctgttagattttttttcatattgtgtaattaatttattcatattgtgttagatttttttaatgattttttctgttgtaatttagatatcaaatttttaggatttttttctgttgtaatttagatgtcattttttttcatattgtgtaagtaatttagatgtcaaagttttatgatttttttctgttcatagaatttttatgattttttttctgttgtagttttgttcatagaattttaatgatttttttgttcatagtattttctttgtgaATTTATTGTGTATGCATAGGAAAATTGTGAATGAtataagtcatttatgaatatgttgatatttagaatagaggaaaaagcaaaaaataagatgagaaagtgtttaatataattagttagaaaaataatagaactatagttaaactagtttatttttagtaagtactactttattttatttatagtaagtgcttcatatatagttgaactagctagttgatttaataaactactttatttaactatatatagaagtagttcctgcatcaacatcgacgatgcctatcccgcatcctcgtcgtcgtcgactcggcggtggaggcttgtttgatcagggccatgtttgggactgggctctgccgggctggtattgggaggtgctaccttccagggacgtaggttggtgaggaggcagcccattgTTGACCCGATTCTTGTTtcgtggcggtcacgtgggccagtgacggtgccgaggcttctggacaccgtggaggtggtacgtcaccgtgtcagcgaggaggacgagcacgtccgtcgctacatggttgcattggaaggcaggttcgacaatacctggcaggttcttcagggatctcgctGGAGCTataatcctgtgatggttccttatctttgggtgtccactgcccgcgacgatacccgtcgggcgctacggttctagctgtattagtgatgctatatgtatgatagtattcgaggagtattagtgataatatttgacgatgtacggacacaagagatgatgtacttttgcttataattgaatgcatgctaatttgaatactactttattttatgatttggttttgcttattgaatgctcatattggaaaagtactcctactttgaatgctaaaattggagagcactatgcagaaatctaggagccccctccatcatccactccGTCGtgagggtagcttctccttcattcccgtgtgctagataatttggtgtaataatgcactcgggaatgaaaggaggagctacgtaccatcaccgatagtcaacccatgattaataataatgatctaatttaggttttttagtacatatatttaattgtataagtttaatatttgaattatgaacatagtccggaaatgtcgtactcggacgacgaaaaccgcccgggggagtgtgactggtgccacgacgaccgaggtatgtgcgacaggttcattaagctggacgaagatcggcgcttcagtattaagctcgaggagaccttcgatgttcatacagtACGCAACGGCGACAATaaattttttttgtaattaagcacgacttcaactattttaacgtgtatttttcatcttttccaattcgactaggttatcccatgctatgcaagacgctatgtcttggagaggatgggttttgaagaccatgaaagtatggaaacccaaAAAATTCTccaaaggacccatcatggtgtagattttcaagtaaagttgtacaatgctgagagtgtaacccattttggttgcaaaaattgggaagcactttgcaagatgtatggttttgatgagggtatgcttgtcaccatggatcttggtgatcctacaatcgagcaagacagacGTTCGATTTGGATccctgtggatacacctccaattcttccctcatgtgagcttaacatagttattaagtaatttatattgtttatttcaaaatagttgacatcttatttccattgacagcttattttcattcttcaaagaatgtgcggaagatggtagacaaaacccactacaccgatggctccgaattaacctatagggagaaaaatcatctgatcgcattttgtattgatcttgagaattacaatgtctacaatcgaactcctcaacattatggtcaatacgtgccactagtgcacgtgttgagatacggtaactaccatgaagataccctggtaagattttttactattacgacatccgtgcatctttttgcacacttctaaaactagtacatcattgctaactacaaagttattactatgtttttcaacagataatcccgaatgattgtgtgcctcatctgatgtatacgcacggtagcctttatgttttgaacatacaaccaggtcttcctacaaatctcaactgtccataccgggtttctaaaagaattggagatatgacaatcaaagaatggaaaaaaatgtatggacagtcgtaaggagcttcttggaagcaaaaggcagcgaagcgcaagaattggagacaggatgatctccattcttcataatggagagtcagggtctatattgttttatgctattttaccttaagggtgtttaggtcctacctgatactgatgatcatgtgctaagaacaattatgtagggttgggttcgatgactatgaggatgatgatcgtatgacttattattaataacgagtagaagttgtatgatgatgcatgattagtaggacttgttattatatatgatgatgtatgatgcgagcatgcatgagttattatatcagcgggtgaaatgaacatagcagcagcgttggtaaaccaaggacgaagatataagagaggacacttctctctattagctagctaataacaacctaaaaataaccccaaaacccctaaagcagccactttttttaaaaaaaagaaaaacatcagctccagccagctgctgacgcgtggatgccttttggtcctggttggtgccaccaaccgggaccaaagcccccctgcctgggctcggcgcaccggccacgtggaagcccatctgtcccggttcgtgttagaaccgggactaaagggggtaggtattagtaatgacccattagtcccttacgaaccgggactaaaggcccttacgaaccgggacaaatgcccccttttctactagtgggcggcctctgagagcacgccggaccagtgtgtgtCCCAGACCCGGCaggtggctaggttggggtctcgtgtcttagatgttaggtttgactgtgatgtctgtttggtattaggcccaggctatctgcgccccttcatcaactggataggtgtagcgacagtttgttgtttaaacggcggctttagtcttactgttgcatgactttgtaaggtcttgtgagaataattaataaagtggctatatgcatcgcccagatgcagaggccggagatcatcctccttttctaaaaaaaactttaTACTAAATTGacgacacttattttgagatgcAGGGAGTAGTATTTGAAAGTCAGCTCACTCCCGAGCCTTGCTTAGGGCATTGCTCCTTTCTTATCTCAGCATCTCTCAAACAAAAAATCTCACTTTTATGATAATTGTTTTTCAATCAGGCATCGTGAAATCATGTTTTCTTTGGATGACACTATTCTAAACTAAAGCCTAAGACCCCTTCATTAATCAGCCTACTTTGTATGTTTTTTCTTTAAACTGCCTACTTTGTATTCTTGACGTGTCACCAGAACATCATCAAgaatttcttttttttttgagcaaTACCTGCAAAGATCAGGCTACATCATTACAACATGACCCAGGGTATCTAACATATCATCAGGCACTGAACCCAACTGGACAAAGTCACCAGATCTCTTGGCTCGGCTGGTCAAGCTGTGTGCTACTTTGTTCTACTCCCTACTGACCCAACCTATCTTGTACCCACTGAATCCTGCTAACGTTGTCTTAATATCTGTGACAACGGAAACAGACCTAATTTATTTGTAGCACCCGGTTCCAGGGCCTTGGACAGAAACAAGCAATCCACCTCCAACTGGATTGGACCATTGTAATATTTGGGCATTACTCTCAGGCCCTGCAGCAGCGCCATTCCCTCCGCTTCTTCTACTGATGCACACTGGTTCAAACTACACCCCATCGCCAGGTAGACCTGTCCCATGTTATTCCTAGCGATGCCTCCCCCAAAAGCTAATCCCGAGTTCGGATCAAAAGCCGCATCAATGTTTATCTTTGCCACTCCCGCTGGTGGTGGCCTCCATTTGTTTGCCCTTTCTGCTGGTTGTTCTCCTTGTTGGTTTCCGAAGAGGTTGAGGCCACATGTGTTCATGGCTAAATCAGGCCTGTTCTTTGCTGTGGACAGCTCTAGTTCGTACCGGAGCAAGAACCCTACAGAATCCGTGATGGTCTCCTTTCCCCTCCCATGCACCATGTCATCCCGGAGATGCCAAGCACGCCATAGTAGTAGGAGTACTTTATCCCTCACGTCCTCCCTGCATGCGTTCACGATACCTTGGAGCCAGTCCTCGCCCATGTACCAAAAATCCTTCTCCTTCGGTAGTCTCCAGTGCTCTCTCATTGCATGGCGAAGGGCTTTGCTTTTGGTGCAGGCTACCACAGCGTGGTACTCGTTTTCGTCTGCATTGCCACATGCATCACAAATGGCCGTTGTGGCTAGAGT contains:
- the LOC119282165 gene encoding putative glutaredoxin-C2; protein product: MAERVMRLASQRAVVIFGASNCCMCHAVKTLFTEMGVSWTVHELDKDPRGKDVERTLAGMVGQNPPVPAVFIGGALVGPIDKVMSLHLGGQLVPLLRQAGALWL